One Pararhizobium sp. IMCC3301 DNA segment encodes these proteins:
- a CDS encoding ABC transporter ATP-binding protein yields MAKTAKSKKKQATAEPVVDLLAPARFSRGVDALDAVDFTATELVQRIAKVYLKPLWKVLMVALGAMVFMAATTGSLPFLMQQVMDKVFVAKDERLLYILPVAVMGIMLLRAGAEYVSRIALAKVSNEVIGALRVDMFQSLTRADLGYLEAMHSGRFVSAFMADVGMVNNAAAGTLTSLVKNGLTAFFLVGAMIILDWFLALLVLLGAPFAIYFMGRQRVKIRQSTRGMLRETGDLSSIIGQMLRGVRIIKAYGQEDQEEARFSESIRRIISHLMRKARAQSAMGPVTEALTGVGFAAAILYGGWQGINGNLTLGSFSGFMTAAMLAYQPLKALAALQGQLTQGTEAAKRVFTLIDHAPEINDDNSAGPLSVKRGEITFDNVSYSYDGANLVLKNFSLTIPAGKKVALVGPSGSGKTTLMNLTMRFFDPIEGRVLVDGQDIATKSISSVRAATALLTQDPILFDDTVRANIEYGMTDVTEEQLRAAATAAAAHEFIEELPAGYETAVGEAGALLSGGQRQRVAIARALLKSAPILLLDEPTSALDPGSESQIQQALETLFVGRTVLMIAHRLTTVRDADLICVLDKGELVESGTHAELIEENGLYAAFCNTQLDETSAAATPGSDTEKSVS; encoded by the coding sequence TTGGCTAAGACTGCAAAATCGAAAAAAAAGCAGGCAACCGCGGAACCTGTCGTGGATTTGCTGGCTCCCGCCCGCTTTTCCCGCGGAGTTGACGCGCTTGACGCAGTTGATTTTACCGCAACCGAGTTGGTACAGCGCATTGCAAAGGTCTATCTGAAGCCGCTTTGGAAGGTTCTGATGGTCGCGCTTGGCGCGATGGTTTTTATGGCGGCAACTACTGGATCACTGCCTTTCCTGATGCAGCAGGTCATGGATAAGGTGTTTGTCGCAAAGGATGAGCGGCTGCTCTATATTCTGCCGGTCGCTGTCATGGGAATTATGCTTTTGCGCGCCGGTGCGGAATATGTCAGCCGTATTGCTCTGGCAAAAGTTTCCAACGAAGTGATCGGCGCACTTCGCGTGGATATGTTCCAAAGCCTCACCCGTGCGGATCTGGGCTATCTTGAGGCGATGCATAGCGGCCGCTTTGTCTCGGCCTTCATGGCCGATGTCGGGATGGTCAACAATGCGGCAGCAGGAACGCTGACATCGCTTGTCAAAAACGGCCTGACAGCTTTCTTTCTCGTTGGCGCGATGATCATACTCGATTGGTTTTTGGCGCTTCTGGTGTTGTTGGGCGCGCCGTTTGCGATTTATTTCATGGGTCGGCAGCGGGTCAAGATACGCCAATCTACACGCGGAATGCTGCGTGAAACCGGCGATCTGTCCTCGATCATCGGCCAGATGCTGCGCGGCGTGCGGATTATCAAGGCCTACGGCCAGGAAGATCAGGAAGAAGCCCGTTTTTCAGAGTCGATCCGCAGAATCATCAGTCATTTGATGCGCAAGGCCCGCGCCCAGTCCGCCATGGGTCCTGTGACAGAAGCTCTGACCGGCGTCGGCTTTGCCGCAGCTATCCTGTATGGCGGCTGGCAGGGTATCAACGGGAATTTGACCCTCGGCAGCTTTTCCGGCTTCATGACGGCGGCGATGCTGGCCTATCAGCCGCTCAAAGCGCTGGCGGCGCTGCAGGGTCAACTGACCCAGGGCACGGAAGCCGCCAAACGTGTGTTCACGTTGATCGACCATGCACCGGAGATCAATGATGACAACAGCGCCGGGCCATTGTCCGTCAAACGCGGCGAAATCACCTTTGACAATGTCAGCTATTCCTATGATGGCGCCAATCTGGTTCTGAAAAATTTCTCGCTGACCATTCCGGCCGGCAAGAAAGTTGCCCTGGTGGGCCCCAGCGGATCGGGCAAGACAACCCTTATGAACCTTACCATGCGGTTCTTTGATCCGATCGAGGGCAGGGTGCTGGTGGATGGCCAGGATATCGCCACCAAAAGCATTTCAAGTGTCCGGGCAGCAACCGCATTGCTGACGCAGGACCCGATCCTGTTTGACGACACGGTACGCGCCAATATTGAATACGGTATGACGGACGTTACGGAAGAACAGCTGCGCGCCGCTGCCACCGCAGCTGCCGCACACGAGTTCATTGAGGAATTGCCGGCCGGATATGAAACCGCTGTTGGCGAGGCTGGTGCCTTGCTGTCCGGTGGCCAGCGTCAACGCGTGGCGATTGCCCGCGCTTTGTTGAAGTCTGCGCCCATTCTGCTGCTTGATGAACCGACAAGCGCGCTTGATCCCGGCAGCGAGAGCCAAATACAACAGGCTCTGGAAACCCTGTTTGTCGGGCGTACTGTTCTGATGATCGCGCACCGGCTGACCACTGTGCGCGATGCTGATCTGATCTGTGTTCTGGATAAGGGTGAGTTGGTCGAAAGCGGCACCCATGCGGAACTGATCGAGGAAAACGGCCTTTATGCGGCTTTCTGCAACACCCAGTTGGACGAAACTTCTGCGGCAGCTACGCCCGGTTCGGACACTGAAAAAAGTGTATCCTGA
- a CDS encoding DUF6101 family protein, whose product MNVRNFIGIVAVDKAHANDNACEGLGEPDYPIAKPQFMLRNRIDPGAMPYKGPMDRLGLMHLDYERVILRHRLSCGLELNVNAAISSYKMVAVRILSCYDDDHRIFARLELVHCDADLTIVLAEAECPEHLAEDWSQWSELLDLPLRLIGLDGDIITPPGAQDVATSNPLPRRFGNPVAKRRTRFQVNRQTGVVGSNVVMFSPASEIIARC is encoded by the coding sequence GTGAACGTAAGAAATTTCATTGGTATTGTTGCCGTCGACAAGGCGCATGCCAACGACAATGCCTGTGAAGGCCTCGGCGAACCGGATTACCCGATCGCAAAACCGCAATTCATGCTGCGTAACCGGATAGATCCGGGCGCCATGCCCTACAAGGGTCCGATGGACCGGCTGGGGCTGATGCATCTGGATTACGAACGCGTCATCCTGCGGCACCGCCTGAGTTGCGGGCTGGAGCTGAACGTCAATGCGGCGATCAGCAGCTATAAGATGGTGGCCGTTCGCATTCTGTCCTGTTACGATGATGATCACCGGATTTTCGCGCGGCTGGAACTGGTCCATTGCGATGCCGATCTGACTATTGTGCTGGCAGAGGCGGAATGTCCCGAACATCTGGCTGAAGACTGGTCCCAGTGGAGCGAGTTGCTGGATCTGCCGCTGCGGCTGATCGGGCTTGACGGCGACATCATAACGCCACCTGGCGCGCAGGATGTGGCGACATCGAACCCGCTGCCGCGCCGGTTCGGCAATCCTGTTGCAAAGCGCCGTACCCGGTTTCAAGTCAATCGCCAGACCGGCGTGGTCGGCTCGAATGTGGTGATGTTCTCACCTGCATCAGAGATCATTGCCCGATGCTGA
- a CDS encoding pseudouridine synthase: protein MTSDLEKGDRIAKVMARAGLCSRRDAERWIADGRVSVNGSKLTSPAYNVAPQDLILVDEKPLPQKERTRLWLYHKPKGLVSSNKDAEGRPTVFANLPKDMPRVISIGRLDISTEGLLLLTNDGALARHLELPSTGWLRRYRVRAFGRITQADLDKLADGIAIDGILYGGIEAQLEREQGANVWLVLGLREGKNREVKKILEHLGLAVNRLIRISYGPFQLGDLATGSAREIKSRTLRDQLGEALVAEIGLSFHGPETDSEPADSAGQKRSSRAAPASGRKAGAPGKAGSGPRPQTRKPKPRDRQAEALERLTTTKPAKPAGKRPGAGKAGPNNSRGGKTAGGPRADRRR from the coding sequence ATGACATCTGATCTTGAAAAAGGCGACCGTATTGCAAAGGTCATGGCCCGGGCAGGACTTTGCTCGCGCCGGGACGCAGAGCGCTGGATTGCAGATGGACGGGTGTCGGTCAACGGCAGCAAGCTGACCAGCCCGGCCTATAATGTGGCGCCGCAGGATTTGATCCTCGTCGATGAGAAACCATTGCCGCAAAAGGAACGCACCCGGTTGTGGCTGTACCATAAACCCAAGGGTCTGGTGAGTTCAAACAAGGATGCGGAAGGCCGGCCCACCGTGTTTGCCAACCTGCCCAAAGATATGCCCCGTGTCATCAGTATCGGCCGTCTGGACATCAGCACTGAAGGTTTGCTGCTGCTGACAAATGATGGTGCTTTGGCGCGGCATCTGGAATTGCCCAGCACCGGCTGGCTGCGGCGCTATCGCGTTCGGGCATTCGGCAGGATTACGCAGGCTGATCTCGACAAACTTGCCGATGGCATTGCCATTGACGGCATTCTTTATGGTGGCATTGAAGCGCAGCTTGAACGCGAGCAGGGGGCAAATGTCTGGCTGGTCCTGGGATTGCGGGAAGGCAAGAACCGTGAAGTCAAGAAAATCCTTGAACATCTTGGCCTGGCTGTGAACCGGTTGATCAGAATCTCTTATGGTCCCTTCCAGCTTGGTGATCTGGCGACGGGTTCTGCTCGGGAAATCAAAAGCCGCACCTTGCGCGACCAGCTTGGAGAGGCATTGGTAGCGGAAATCGGCCTCAGCTTTCATGGCCCTGAAACCGATTCAGAGCCTGCGGACAGTGCCGGACAGAAGCGCAGCAGCAGGGCAGCACCGGCTTCCGGCCGCAAGGCCGGTGCGCCCGGCAAAGCCGGATCCGGTCCCAGGCCACAGACGCGAAAACCCAAACCACGCGATCGCCAGGCTGAAGCGCTGGAACGGCTGACGACCACCAAACCCGCAAAGCCCGCCGGAAAAAGGCCGGGTGCCGGCAAGGCTGGTCCGAACAACAGCCGGGGCGGAAAAACCGCAGGGGGCCCGCGTGCGGATCGTCGCCGGTAA
- a CDS encoding DUF2093 domain-containing protein, protein MLDQLTPMGGAFAELRYLDNDFQVVRPGSHVRCAITGTLIELDELKYWSVERQEPYATIEASLQAELARRQR, encoded by the coding sequence ATGCTGGATCAGCTAACCCCGATGGGCGGCGCTTTTGCGGAGCTGCGCTATCTGGATAATGATTTTCAGGTCGTGCGTCCGGGCAGCCATGTGCGCTGTGCAATTACCGGCACGCTGATTGAGCTGGACGAGTTGAAATACTGGAGCGTCGAGCGCCAGGAACCCTATGCGACTATTGAAGCTTCTCTGCAGGCTGAACTGGCGAGGCGTCAGCGCTAA
- a CDS encoding 3'(2'),5'-bisphosphate nucleotidase CysQ has translation MQGADTTTQDLADLALLDTTARAAGKVALAFFGKDPQVWMKQGASPVTEADFAVNHYLHDTLRPARPDYGWLSEESEDNEARLVAERLFVVDPIDGTRGFMAGSEDWTISVAVVDRKADRHGRQVWRPSSAALFNPCRDEMYLAQQDGGAFLNGTRIAATRETEIAGARFSISKPMYRSLELEQLGVIRTRHIPSLAYRLALVASGQVSAAIARPNAHDWDLAAADLLVHEAGGLLWGENGAPISYNSQIPRHGVLFASGEPLGSLLLALIR, from the coding sequence TTGCAGGGCGCTGATACGACTACGCAGGACCTGGCTGACCTGGCACTTCTGGACACCACAGCCCGGGCAGCCGGGAAGGTTGCCCTGGCGTTTTTCGGCAAGGACCCGCAAGTCTGGATGAAACAAGGTGCCTCGCCGGTGACCGAAGCGGATTTCGCGGTAAATCACTATCTGCACGATACGCTCAGACCTGCCCGCCCTGATTATGGCTGGCTGTCGGAAGAAAGCGAAGACAATGAGGCCCGCCTTGTGGCCGAACGGTTGTTTGTGGTTGATCCGATTGATGGCACACGAGGATTCATGGCGGGCTCTGAGGACTGGACCATCAGCGTGGCTGTGGTTGACCGCAAGGCAGACCGCCACGGCCGACAGGTGTGGCGGCCATCCAGTGCAGCCTTGTTCAATCCCTGCCGCGATGAAATGTATCTGGCTCAACAGGATGGCGGGGCTTTCCTGAACGGCACAAGGATTGCGGCTACACGCGAAACTGAAATTGCGGGCGCGCGGTTTTCCATTTCAAAGCCGATGTACAGAAGTCTTGAACTGGAGCAGTTGGGTGTGATCAGAACCCGCCATATTCCGTCATTGGCGTATCGTCTGGCACTGGTCGCATCGGGCCAGGTGTCGGCAGCCATTGCGCGGCCGAATGCCCATGATTGGGACCTTGCTGCCGCTGATCTTCTGGTGCATGAAGCCGGTGGGCTGCTTTGGGGCGAGAATGGCGCGCCAATCAGCTATAATTCACAGATACCCAGGCACGGAGTGCTGTTTGCCTCCGGTGAACCGCTTGGCAGTCTATTATTGGCACTGATCAGATAA
- the rsmD gene encoding 16S rRNA (guanine(966)-N(2))-methyltransferase RsmD has protein sequence MRIVAGKFKGRRLAEPKSDAIRPTSDRARETIFNILQHGCGLSFENIRAIDLFAGTGALGLEALSRGAAFCLFVEAAAEARALIRTNVETFGQTGSSKIYRRDATALGGSESLGAFGLALLDPPYGKGFGEAALKSLSQGNWLLPGAIAVLEERRTVDMAVSAEFELIDRREMADTQIIFLKHQPIAD, from the coding sequence GTGCGGATCGTCGCCGGTAAGTTCAAGGGGCGGCGTCTGGCAGAACCGAAATCCGATGCCATCCGTCCCACCAGCGACCGTGCAAGGGAGACGATATTCAACATTCTGCAACATGGCTGTGGCTTGTCGTTTGAGAATATCCGCGCCATCGACCTGTTTGCAGGAACCGGCGCGCTGGGTCTGGAAGCTCTGTCGCGTGGCGCCGCTTTCTGCCTGTTTGTCGAGGCCGCCGCTGAAGCGCGCGCCCTGATCCGTACCAATGTCGAGACATTCGGCCAGACCGGTAGCAGCAAGATTTACCGGCGTGACGCCACCGCGCTTGGCGGCTCTGAAAGCCTTGGGGCGTTTGGTCTGGCTCTGCTCGATCCGCCTTATGGGAAGGGCTTTGGTGAAGCTGCTTTGAAATCATTGTCACAAGGCAACTGGTTGCTGCCCGGAGCCATCGCCGTTCTGGAAGAACGCCGCACCGTGGATATGGCGGTTTCGGCAGAATTTGAGCTCATCGACCGGCGCGAGATGGCCGACACACAGATTATCTTCCTGAAGCATCAGCCGATTGCCGACTGA
- a CDS encoding TldD/PmbA family protein, whose protein sequence is MSEIETVEPDLRQLTDDANALVAKSVKAGADAADIVISKSRSFSITARLGQIESTDQSENDGVSLRVFCGRRVASIATKAGRIRAEGDALIERAIAMAKSAPEDPFAQLMDTDQLADSWPDLDMFDSAHPGADALSKVALTLEQAALDTHGITNSNGASAAFGMGGMVLVTSNGFSGAYLGTRHSRSVSVVAGTGTAMERDYDYDSRTHLSDMRSAQDIGKAAARYTLQRLNPRKVTTQSVPVLFDKRISASLLGHLAGAVDGAAIARGSSFLKERLGQQIFRPGITISDNPRLPRRSGSRPFDADGLSQGHLNLVEDGVLKSWLLDGYSARELNLSSNGRAAAAGSGTRPSATNLWMEPGKDSPADIISSMKTGLIVTDFIGHGANLVTGDYSRGVSGFWVENGEIAFPVSEMTLAGSLPAIFAGLIPATDLEIKGATNAPSLYLEGLTLAGR, encoded by the coding sequence ATGAGCGAAATTGAAACGGTCGAGCCTGATCTTCGACAATTGACTGACGATGCCAACGCCCTCGTTGCAAAGTCTGTAAAGGCCGGTGCGGATGCGGCGGATATTGTCATCTCAAAATCCAGATCGTTCAGTATCACAGCGCGGTTGGGGCAGATCGAAAGCACCGATCAATCCGAGAATGACGGCGTCTCGCTGCGGGTTTTCTGCGGTCGGCGGGTAGCCTCAATTGCCACCAAAGCGGGACGTATCCGTGCCGAGGGTGACGCCCTGATTGAGCGTGCCATTGCCATGGCGAAATCGGCCCCTGAAGACCCATTCGCGCAATTGATGGATACGGACCAGCTCGCCGATAGCTGGCCGGATCTGGATATGTTCGATTCCGCCCATCCCGGCGCTGATGCACTTTCCAAAGTTGCCCTGACGCTGGAACAGGCCGCTCTCGATACGCACGGCATCACTAATTCCAACGGGGCTTCCGCCGCTTTTGGCATGGGCGGCATGGTACTGGTGACCTCGAACGGCTTTTCCGGCGCATATCTTGGCACGCGGCATTCACGCTCGGTTTCGGTTGTTGCCGGGACAGGAACCGCCATGGAACGCGACTATGATTATGACAGTCGCACGCACCTGTCGGACATGCGCAGTGCGCAGGACATCGGCAAGGCTGCCGCGCGATACACATTGCAGCGTCTCAATCCACGTAAAGTAACAACCCAGAGCGTTCCGGTTCTGTTTGACAAGCGCATTTCCGCCAGCCTGCTGGGACACCTGGCAGGCGCTGTCGACGGTGCCGCTATTGCGCGCGGCTCCAGCTTCCTGAAGGAGAGGCTCGGCCAGCAGATTTTCCGACCGGGGATTACCATCAGTGACAATCCGCGGCTGCCAAGGCGCAGCGGTTCGCGGCCATTTGACGCCGATGGTCTGTCGCAGGGGCATTTGAACCTGGTGGAAGATGGCGTTCTGAAAAGCTGGCTGCTGGACGGGTACAGCGCCAGGGAGCTGAACCTGTCATCCAATGGACGCGCTGCCGCTGCCGGCAGCGGCACGCGGCCATCTGCGACAAATCTGTGGATGGAGCCTGGCAAAGATTCACCGGCGGATATTATCAGCTCAATGAAAACGGGGCTGATTGTTACTGATTTCATCGGCCACGGGGCCAATCTTGTCACCGGGGATTACAGCCGGGGCGTCTCCGGGTTCTGGGTGGAAAACGGTGAAATCGCCTTTCCTGTCAGTGAGATGACCCTGGCCGGCTCTTTGCCCGCTATTTTTGCCGGGCTGATTCCGGCGACTGATCTTGAAATCAAGGGGGCGACCAACGCGCCGTCGCTTTATCTTGAAGGTCTGACCCTTGCAGGGCGCTGA
- a CDS encoding DUF4170 domain-containing protein yields MDDTKEQLLHLVFGGELEDLSDVEFKDLENLDVVGIYPNYATAYAAWKTKAQMTVDNAQIRYFIVHLHRLMDPDTE; encoded by the coding sequence ATGGACGATACGAAAGAGCAATTGCTGCATCTCGTTTTTGGTGGCGAGTTGGAAGATTTAAGCGATGTGGAATTCAAAGATCTGGAAAACCTCGATGTGGTCGGCATCTATCCGAATTACGCGACCGCCTATGCCGCCTGGAAAACCAAGGCGCAAATGACCGTGGACAACGCCCAGATTCGCTACTTCATCGTGCATCTGCACCGGTTGATGGATCCGGATACAGAGTAA
- a CDS encoding lysophospholipid acyltransferase family protein, translating to MRKRLKRFTKARIVQTVLGRCAGTYLLFVGRTNRISTVPDNIYSLIEHDMPVIVTMWHGEHFMLPFARRKDHRVQVLISNARDGEINAIAAKMLGMEIIRGSGGRSQGRKTEAKGGAKGLLAMVRSLSAGISVSMTADIPRGRSRKASPGIITLARLSGRPVLPVAFASTRFKRLNTWDRSVVTLPFGRGVFVAGDLVRIAADANEETQEQARLELESSLNRAYAEAYQIVGRNS from the coding sequence ATGCGCAAACGGCTGAAGCGGTTTACCAAGGCAAGGATCGTCCAGACCGTGCTGGGCCGGTGTGCCGGCACCTATCTGTTATTTGTCGGCCGGACCAACCGTATCAGCACGGTACCGGACAATATTTACAGCCTGATTGAACATGACATGCCGGTGATCGTGACGATGTGGCATGGCGAGCATTTCATGCTGCCCTTCGCCCGCCGGAAAGACCACCGGGTCCAGGTTCTGATTTCCAACGCCCGCGATGGCGAGATCAATGCCATTGCCGCAAAAATGCTGGGAATGGAAATTATCAGAGGCTCGGGGGGGCGCTCTCAGGGTCGCAAAACCGAAGCAAAGGGCGGTGCCAAAGGGCTTCTCGCCATGGTCCGTTCGCTCAGCGCGGGAATCAGTGTCAGCATGACGGCGGATATTCCAAGAGGCCGATCGCGCAAGGCCAGTCCCGGCATTATCACCCTCGCGCGCCTCTCCGGCCGGCCGGTTCTGCCGGTTGCGTTTGCCTCAACCCGGTTCAAACGGTTGAACACCTGGGACAGATCTGTGGTCACCCTTCCATTCGGCCGTGGCGTGTTCGTGGCAGGAGATCTGGTTCGGATCGCGGCGGATGCAAATGAGGAAACTCAGGAACAGGCAAGATTGGAATTGGAAAGCTCACTCAATCGCGCCTATGCTGAAGCATATCAGATTGTTGGAAGAAATTCTTGA
- a CDS encoding 3-deoxy-D-manno-octulosonic acid transferase, with amino-acid sequence MRLLGDLALQTYWLAMQAARPFLPMFIARRERAGKEDGLRHQERLGLTGAVRPEGPLAWVHAASVGETNAVLPLCVALTERGFTVLITTVTTTAAQTVSDRTTERPGIVHQYAPLDVPSIVQKFLDHWQPSLAIFAESEIWPMTIKALSDRSIPSAIVNGRMSDRSFRRWRKFKSATPSLFGRIDQVLVRGEEDLLRFQELGAGKVAITGNLKYDSPAPKIDPEQLSRLRREIGQRPVFLATSTHRGEDEIVLQAHSILQQSLPNLLTCIVPRHPRRGESVAQLASQEGRKTELRTVSGNPSPSCEIYVADTLGELGLFYSIAPVALIGGSLLPVGGHNPIEAAQQGCAVLSGPHIFNFREVFGVLEGAAGCLIVTDAAQIAAAVTRCLADPLYAKSMAANATKSLDNVGGAVARSLAALEPTLARAISQGANLVDHPRNTAA; translated from the coding sequence ATGCGACTGCTTGGAGACCTGGCACTTCAGACCTATTGGCTTGCCATGCAGGCAGCACGGCCTTTTCTGCCGATGTTCATCGCCAGGCGGGAACGCGCCGGCAAGGAAGACGGACTTCGGCATCAGGAGCGGTTGGGCCTTACCGGTGCGGTACGGCCTGAAGGCCCGCTGGCCTGGGTTCACGCCGCCAGTGTCGGTGAGACAAATGCGGTGCTGCCGCTTTGCGTCGCGCTGACCGAGCGCGGCTTTACGGTGCTGATTACCACGGTGACGACAACCGCCGCGCAAACCGTTTCTGACAGAACCACCGAACGGCCAGGAATCGTGCATCAATATGCGCCGCTGGATGTGCCCTCGATTGTTCAGAAATTTCTCGATCACTGGCAGCCCAGTCTTGCCATTTTCGCCGAATCAGAAATCTGGCCGATGACCATCAAGGCCCTGTCGGACCGCTCGATTCCCTCCGCAATTGTCAATGGCCGCATGTCTGACCGCTCGTTCCGCCGCTGGCGCAAATTCAAATCGGCCACACCCTCGCTGTTCGGCCGGATCGATCAGGTTCTGGTCCGCGGCGAAGAAGACCTGTTGAGGTTTCAGGAACTGGGCGCAGGCAAGGTCGCGATCACCGGAAATCTGAAATACGATTCGCCGGCACCGAAAATTGATCCGGAGCAATTGTCTAGGCTGCGGCGCGAAATTGGCCAAAGGCCAGTGTTCCTGGCCACCAGCACCCATCGTGGTGAGGACGAGATCGTTCTGCAGGCCCACAGCATATTGCAGCAATCCCTTCCCAACCTGTTGACCTGCATTGTCCCGCGCCATCCAAGGCGCGGTGAAAGTGTCGCGCAACTGGCCAGCCAGGAAGGCAGAAAAACCGAATTGCGCACTGTTTCCGGCAATCCCTCGCCATCCTGCGAAATCTACGTGGCGGACACACTGGGCGAATTGGGCCTGTTTTACAGCATCGCCCCTGTGGCACTTATCGGCGGATCGCTGCTGCCGGTTGGCGGCCACAATCCGATTGAGGCGGCGCAACAGGGATGTGCTGTTCTCAGCGGGCCTCACATTTTCAACTTCCGCGAAGTGTTCGGCGTGCTGGAAGGTGCCGCTGGCTGCCTGATCGTGACCGATGCAGCGCAGATTGCCGCCGCTGTGACGCGCTGCCTTGCAGATCCGCTCTATGCCAAATCGATGGCTGCCAATGCGACGAAATCGCTCGACAATGTCGGCGGCGCAGTGGCCCGCAGCCTGGCTGCCCTGGAGCCAACCCTGGCACGGGCGATCAGTCAGGGTGCAAATCTTGTCGACCATCCCCGCAACACGGCTGCCTGA
- the lpxK gene encoding tetraacyldisaccharide 4'-kinase, with amino-acid sequence MLAPLGWIYGSVTAWRMKRRPRGKADRPVLCVGNLVLGGAGKTPTTLALARELGARGYKTGFLLRGFGGEQKKPLLVNAGHSASQVGDEALLYAEAGPTVVAADRVAGAALLSKAGVDVILMDDGFQNPALHKDMSVVVIDSDTAWGNGMCFPAGPLRAPVDRQLRQASAVVVLGDGARLDAISTVAQRNHVELFHGHIISRKLPDGTGGSRLLAYSGIGRPDKFFASLSDTGRLVVKTLPFPDHHLYTEADAEKILSRCYSLNAVPITTEKDHARLRHAPKDSYRAELCRVSLVLKISVDLSQAEGISRMLQDLMQEAALDPASE; translated from the coding sequence ATGCTCGCCCCGCTGGGCTGGATTTACGGGTCTGTCACGGCGTGGCGCATGAAACGCCGCCCGAGGGGCAAAGCTGACAGGCCGGTTCTGTGTGTCGGTAATCTTGTTCTCGGCGGCGCCGGCAAGACGCCAACCACTCTGGCGCTGGCCCGGGAACTTGGCGCCAGGGGTTACAAGACCGGCTTTCTGTTACGCGGCTTTGGCGGCGAACAGAAAAAACCACTCCTGGTCAATGCCGGTCATTCTGCCTCACAGGTGGGTGACGAGGCGCTGCTCTATGCCGAAGCCGGACCGACCGTTGTCGCCGCTGACAGGGTTGCAGGCGCAGCACTTTTGAGCAAGGCCGGGGTCGATGTCATCCTGATGGATGACGGCTTTCAAAATCCGGCACTGCACAAGGACATGTCCGTTGTGGTGATTGATTCAGACACGGCCTGGGGCAATGGAATGTGTTTCCCCGCTGGCCCGCTGCGCGCTCCGGTAGACAGGCAGTTGCGACAGGCCAGCGCCGTAGTGGTGCTGGGTGACGGTGCACGTCTGGACGCCATCAGCACAGTGGCGCAGCGTAACCACGTCGAACTGTTTCACGGACATATCATCTCCCGGAAGCTGCCGGATGGCACTGGCGGGTCCCGGCTGCTGGCCTATTCGGGGATCGGGCGGCCGGACAAGTTTTTTGCCTCGCTGTCGGACACAGGCCGTCTGGTGGTCAAAACCCTGCCATTTCCCGATCATCACCTCTATACCGAAGCCGATGCCGAGAAAATCCTGTCACGCTGCTATTCCCTCAATGCCGTCCCAATTACCACGGAAAAAGATCACGCCCGTCTGCGGCACGCGCCGAAGGATTCGTATCGCGCCGAACTATGTCGGGTCTCCCTGGTTCTGAAAATCTCGGTGGATTTGTCGCAGGCCGAAGGCATCAGCCGGATGCTTCAGGACCTGATGCAAGAAGCAGCGCTGGACCCTGCTTCGGAGTAG